A genomic region of Vitreoscilla filiformis contains the following coding sequences:
- a CDS encoding alpha/beta fold hydrolase, which yields MTCLGTRLARITQQWGEGPHKVICLHDWFCAADSWQPLHPWLDGDSFTYAFMDSRGYGARLTEGGDYHVAEIAQDALALADALGWAQFSLVGHAMGSMAGQRVLVEAPDRVLKLVGINPVPASGVPFDEATWEFFSSAIHSAEVRRAILDLLTGNRLSGIWLEAMLRRSLSSTSPAALQAYLASWVGTDFSADVSGFNHPVQVLVGVHDPALTEALTRATWMETYPHAHIEILLNAGHYPMYEIPVALATSIEGFLSV from the coding sequence ATGACCTGTCTCGGCACTCGGTTGGCGCGCATCACCCAGCAATGGGGAGAGGGGCCCCACAAAGTCATTTGCCTGCACGACTGGTTTTGCGCCGCCGACAGCTGGCAGCCCCTGCACCCCTGGCTGGATGGGGACTCGTTCACCTACGCCTTCATGGACAGCCGAGGCTATGGCGCCCGCTTGACCGAGGGCGGGGACTACCACGTCGCCGAAATCGCACAAGACGCACTGGCGCTGGCCGATGCGCTGGGCTGGGCGCAGTTTTCGCTGGTGGGCCACGCCATGGGTTCGATGGCCGGGCAGCGGGTGTTGGTGGAGGCGCCGGATCGGGTGCTCAAGCTGGTGGGCATCAACCCAGTGCCGGCGTCGGGGGTGCCGTTTGACGAAGCGACGTGGGAGTTTTTCAGCAGTGCCATCCACAGCGCCGAGGTGCGCCGTGCCATCCTGGATTTGCTCACCGGCAACCGCCTGAGCGGCATTTGGCTGGAAGCGATGTTGCGGCGTTCCCTGTCCAGCACCTCGCCAGCGGCCCTGCAAGCGTATTTGGCCAGTTGGGTGGGCACGGATTTTTCAGCCGATGTGTCTGGTTTCAACCATCCCGTGCAAGTGCTGGTGGGCGTACACGATCCCGCCTTGACCGAAGCCCTGACACGGGCGACGTGGATGGAAACCTATCCGCACGCCCACATCGAAATTCTGCTCAACGCCGGGCACTATCCGATGTACGAAATTCCAGTGGCACTGGCAACCTCCATCGAGGGTTTTTTGTCGGTTTGA
- a CDS encoding riboflavin synthase subunit alpha → MFTGIVQGVADIVALADRPGLRTFRLRFPAGFAEGLAIGASVACDGVCLTVTALHGDDEADFDVMQQSLNLTTLGRFAVGDRLNVERAARDGAEIGGHPLSGHVDFTATLACVRQPENNHVMRIHVPEPWMRYVFAKGYIAINGASLTVAEADRREGWFEVWLIPETLRQTTFGAKQPGDALNVEIERSTQVFVDTVRDALEERLGPLLPALEALLRQQGLSTEALSGGLPPLPRT, encoded by the coding sequence ATGTTCACTGGCATCGTGCAAGGTGTGGCTGACATCGTCGCGTTGGCGGATCGGCCAGGGCTGCGCACCTTCCGCCTGCGTTTTCCGGCTGGTTTCGCCGAGGGGCTGGCCATTGGCGCCAGCGTGGCGTGTGATGGCGTGTGCCTGACCGTCACCGCCCTGCACGGCGACGACGAAGCTGACTTCGATGTCATGCAACAAAGTCTGAACCTGACGACGCTGGGTCGCTTCGCAGTGGGCGATCGGCTCAACGTCGAACGTGCGGCGCGGGATGGGGCGGAGATCGGGGGGCATCCGCTGTCCGGCCATGTGGATTTCACGGCGACATTGGCCTGCGTGCGCCAACCCGAGAACAACCACGTCATGCGCATTCACGTGCCCGAACCGTGGATGCGCTACGTGTTCGCCAAGGGCTATATCGCCATCAATGGCGCCAGCCTGACGGTGGCGGAAGCGGATCGGCGCGAAGGTTGGTTCGAGGTCTGGCTGATTCCCGAAACCCTGCGTCAAACCACGTTTGGCGCCAAACAGCCAGGTGATGCACTGAACGTCGAAATCGAGCGCTCCACCCAGGTGTTTGTGGACACCGTGCGCGATGCGTTAGAAGAACGCCTCGGCCCGCTGCTGCCGGCGTTGGAGGCGCTGCTGCGCCAACAAGGGCTGTCCACCGAAGCCCTCAGCGGTGGTTTACCGCCACTGCCGCGCACCTGA
- the radC gene encoding RadC family protein, whose protein sequence is MSIKALPAALRPREKLLSHGPAALADTELLALLLRTGLRGRSVLELAGDVLTHCQGFGGLMQAQPQQLGQVRGLGPARCAELIAVMEVARRALAQQLRSAPVFDSPNRVKDYVALHLGRLEREIFAVLYLDAQHRLIDMHKLFLGTLTQTSVYPREVVRQAMTLNAAAVILVHNHPSGVAEPSRADETLTQSLKTSLQLVDVRVLDHLVVGTGQVVSFAERGLI, encoded by the coding sequence ATGTCGATTAAAGCCCTTCCTGCGGCGCTGAGGCCGCGTGAAAAACTCCTCAGCCATGGCCCCGCCGCCTTGGCTGACACCGAATTGCTGGCGCTGTTGCTGCGCACCGGCCTGCGCGGGCGCAGCGTGTTGGAACTGGCCGGGGATGTGCTCACGCACTGCCAGGGTTTCGGCGGGTTGATGCAGGCCCAGCCGCAGCAGCTCGGCCAGGTGCGGGGGTTGGGGCCGGCGCGCTGTGCGGAGCTGATTGCCGTCATGGAAGTGGCGCGGCGGGCGCTGGCGCAGCAACTGCGTTCCGCGCCAGTGTTTGACAGCCCGAACCGCGTCAAAGACTACGTGGCGCTGCACCTGGGCCGGCTGGAACGCGAGATTTTCGCGGTGCTGTACCTGGATGCGCAGCATCGGCTCATCGACATGCACAAACTCTTTCTGGGCACCCTGACACAAACCAGCGTCTACCCGCGTGAAGTGGTGCGCCAAGCCATGACGCTGAATGCCGCAGCGGTGATCCTGGTTCACAACCACCCTTCCGGTGTGGCCGAGCCCAGTCGAGCGGATGAAACGCTGACCCAGTCGCTCAAAACCTCGCTGCAACTGGTGGATGTGCGCGTCCTAGACCACTTGGTGGTGGGCACCGGCCAGGTGGTCAGTTTTGCCGAACGAGGATTGATCTGA